The following proteins are encoded in a genomic region of candidate division WOR-3 bacterium:
- the ptsP gene encoding phosphoenolpyruvate--protein phosphotransferase, which produces MTQKKEKILKGIPVSAGVAIGKSNVYKILKKREEFVSRPRIESDQVGTEIGKLLRSVSQAKATLNHHRSRLTGRTSNYHLGIFEFQSFLLEDESYIGAIKKLIEEKQITAGEAIWTVTDELAKKLKQTFEDIKDVGNLIFSGLSDSENFHLSIANPDEPFIFICDILAPSMIIYLFESKVSGIITEFGGKTSHAVILSESLGVPVIVNAKKITETAKNDDVVGMEGGCGKIVLNPSEFRIKAYKRLQVWNGKYKTIILKKAKNKAETKDSFKVKVMANIEIVSEITQAVEQGAEGIGLYRTEFIFLDNPHYLPTHREQFKIYKEVISMMNGLPVIFRIADLGSDKIPFYLESHRKIWREEMNPALGYRGIRLMHENYKELILPQLKALLRASAYGPVKIMLPMVSLVNEVKEFIEKTDEAMDELGNEAPSKKPQLGIMLETPVSILMMEKFLPYVDFFSIGTNDLTQYTLAVDRDNPQVGYIWDHMHPGVLQLVKRAIDIANKAKKEISICGESAGDPFAAAVFVGFGLKNLSVSALKVAVTKHYIRQWTKKELDEIASEVLAMDSSEDVKQYVKRTVKVGLSG; this is translated from the coding sequence ATGACACAGAAAAAGGAAAAAATCTTAAAAGGAATACCAGTCAGCGCCGGTGTAGCTATAGGCAAGTCTAACGTCTATAAAATACTTAAAAAGCGCGAGGAGTTCGTGTCCCGCCCTAGAATTGAATCCGATCAAGTAGGAACAGAAATCGGAAAACTGCTGCGCTCGGTATCGCAGGCTAAGGCGACATTGAACCATCACAGATCTCGATTGACAGGCAGGACGAGTAATTACCACCTCGGAATATTCGAGTTTCAGTCATTTCTTCTTGAAGACGAATCATATATTGGAGCGATCAAAAAACTTATTGAGGAAAAACAGATTACCGCCGGTGAAGCTATTTGGACTGTTACAGATGAATTGGCCAAAAAATTAAAACAGACATTCGAAGATATCAAAGACGTTGGCAATTTGATTTTTTCAGGTCTTTCAGATTCGGAAAATTTCCATCTATCGATAGCCAATCCTGATGAACCGTTTATTTTCATCTGCGATATACTGGCGCCTTCCATGATAATTTACCTTTTTGAAAGCAAGGTATCCGGAATTATCACGGAATTCGGAGGAAAGACTTCTCACGCAGTGATATTGTCCGAAAGCCTCGGTGTACCGGTTATAGTCAACGCAAAAAAAATTACTGAAACAGCCAAAAACGACGATGTTGTGGGAATGGAGGGGGGATGCGGCAAAATTGTCTTGAACCCCTCCGAGTTCAGAATAAAGGCATACAAAAGACTTCAGGTATGGAACGGAAAATACAAGACGATAATATTGAAAAAAGCGAAAAATAAAGCCGAGACCAAAGACAGCTTTAAAGTCAAAGTAATGGCGAATATTGAAATTGTCTCTGAGATTACCCAAGCTGTTGAACAGGGAGCTGAAGGAATAGGCCTTTACAGAACGGAGTTTATCTTTCTGGATAACCCGCATTATTTACCGACTCACAGGGAGCAGTTTAAAATATACAAAGAGGTTATTTCGATGATGAACGGCTTGCCGGTAATTTTCAGAATCGCGGATTTGGGGTCGGATAAAATACCGTTTTATCTCGAGAGCCACCGGAAAATATGGAGGGAAGAAATGAATCCCGCTCTCGGTTACAGAGGAATTAGACTAATGCACGAAAATTACAAAGAATTAATACTTCCCCAATTAAAAGCTCTTTTGAGAGCTTCGGCATACGGACCGGTGAAAATTATGCTTCCCATGGTCTCCCTTGTGAATGAGGTAAAAGAGTTTATCGAGAAAACAGATGAGGCTATGGATGAACTTGGGAATGAAGCTCCTTCAAAGAAACCTCAGCTTGGCATCATGCTTGAAACTCCTGTATCGATATTGATGATGGAAAAATTTCTGCCTTATGTTGATTTTTTTTCGATCGGAACGAACGATCTCACGCAGTACACTCTCGCTGTGGACAGAGACAACCCTCAAGTCGGGTATATCTGGGATCATATGCACCCGGGAGTTCTTCAGCTTGTGAAGAGGGCAATCGACATTGCCAACAAAGCAAAAAAAGAGATCAGCATTTGCGGAGAATCCGCGGGAGATCCTTTTGCGGCGGCTGTTTTTGTAGGTTTCGGGCTTAAAAATTTAAGCGTTTCGGCTTTAAAAGTAGCAGTCACAAAACACTATATCAGACAATGGACAAAGAAAGAACTCGATGAGATAGCTTCGGAGGTTCTGGCAATGGATTCGTCTGAAGATGTCAAACAATACGTTAAAAGGACGGTGAAGGTTGGCTTATCAGGGTAA
- a CDS encoding SIS domain-containing protein, translating into MAYQGNKIMWDWINAWPVDLKKGYFKTGELELTGIGSVIFWGMGGSGMVGKIMADMSSEMGSKPVFSSGGYSLPNWISEDDLFIPVSYSGNTEETLESFDKAVLKRVRLISMSSGGKLAQRAGANNFINLPLQEGRAPRADLPEMLGISLSICEKAGVFYSMADKLERAVSSAVSVLEERKREIKELAQKTFGSNLYIIAPEKMKSVSYRWVCQINENSKKRAQGLWLPEMNHNFVVGGVPENSVFIYLVQKISDDEKNQKRRQGTSALMKEMAENFTFFEIELAGEDYFSSYVESLVCGDLYSYFLAEFLDVDPLPISAIDKLKSFMISGAQR; encoded by the coding sequence TTGGCTTATCAGGGTAATAAGATTATGTGGGACTGGATCAACGCTTGGCCCGTGGACTTAAAAAAGGGGTATTTTAAAACCGGCGAATTAGAGTTAACCGGCATTGGTTCAGTCATTTTTTGGGGTATGGGCGGATCCGGGATGGTTGGGAAAATAATGGCTGATATGTCTTCTGAAATGGGTTCCAAGCCAGTGTTCTCCTCAGGGGGGTACTCGTTGCCTAATTGGATTTCAGAAGACGACCTTTTTATACCCGTGAGTTATTCAGGAAACACAGAGGAAACGCTTGAGTCGTTTGACAAGGCTGTTTTAAAAAGGGTTAGGTTGATCAGCATGTCGTCGGGAGGAAAACTCGCTCAAAGAGCTGGTGCAAACAATTTTATAAACCTTCCGCTTCAGGAGGGAAGAGCGCCGAGAGCCGATTTGCCCGAGATGCTGGGAATATCCCTGAGTATCTGTGAAAAAGCCGGTGTTTTTTATTCGATGGCGGATAAGCTTGAAAGGGCTGTCTCCAGTGCGGTTTCTGTTCTTGAAGAGAGAAAAAGAGAGATTAAAGAATTGGCCCAAAAAACCTTTGGTTCCAACTTATACATTATCGCCCCGGAAAAGATGAAAAGCGTCTCCTACAGGTGGGTATGCCAGATAAACGAAAATTCAAAAAAAAGAGCGCAAGGGTTATGGCTACCGGAGATGAATCATAATTTTGTCGTCGGCGGGGTGCCCGAGAATTCAGTTTTCATTTATCTCGTCCAGAAAATATCGGATGATGAAAAAAATCAAAAGAGGCGTCAAGGAACTTCAGCCCTTATGAAAGAAATGGCTGAAAATTTTACCTTTTTCGAGATCGAGCTCGCAGGGGAGGATTATTTTTCCTCCTACGTGGAATCTCTTGTCTGTGGCGACCTCTACAGCTATTTTTTGGCTGAGTTTTTGGATGTTGATCCTTTGCCCATTTCCGCTATCGACAAGCTGAAATCATTTATGATCTCCGGGGCACAAAGATGA
- a CDS encoding NTP transferase domain-containing protein gives MRVLIPAAGVGKRLQPHTFTLPKVLLRLAGKPMIAHIMDIAEKIEPEEVVIVVGYKSEIIKKYLSRYEKRFKLLFVDQQEMLGLGHAVYITGDSDKDTLIILGDTIFRFDLKQVVKSAGNSIGVAQVQDPRRFGVVELNEDKTVKRLVEKPANPTSNLAIVGLYRIRDFHDLYNSLRHLIESGKKTSGEIQLTDALEKMVEDGKRIGVFGIDQWLDCGKPETLLSTQAFLLGENTQRHSIPTSSVLEPVFISKGAVIQNSVIGPNVDVGENCVIKNCVIRDAIIGMNSVISDSLLERSIVGDNSRIEGHFKKIQICKNSEVIF, from the coding sequence ATGAGGGTTTTGATTCCGGCCGCTGGAGTCGGAAAGAGGCTTCAACCCCACACTTTCACGTTGCCCAAAGTGCTGTTGAGGTTAGCGGGAAAACCGATGATCGCGCATATTATGGATATCGCGGAAAAGATCGAACCGGAAGAGGTCGTCATCGTAGTCGGATACAAGAGTGAAATCATAAAAAAATATCTTTCCAGGTATGAGAAAAGATTCAAGCTTCTTTTTGTAGATCAACAAGAAATGCTGGGGCTCGGTCACGCTGTTTACATAACAGGAGACAGCGACAAGGACACTTTGATAATCCTTGGCGACACCATATTCAGATTCGACCTCAAACAGGTTGTAAAATCTGCAGGAAATTCAATCGGTGTGGCTCAGGTCCAGGATCCTAGACGTTTCGGGGTCGTGGAATTAAATGAAGACAAAACCGTGAAAAGACTGGTCGAAAAGCCGGCGAATCCCACTTCAAATTTGGCAATAGTGGGATTATACAGGATTAGAGATTTCCACGATCTGTACAATTCCTTGCGTCATTTGATCGAAAGCGGAAAAAAAACATCGGGAGAAATTCAGCTTACTGACGCGCTTGAAAAAATGGTCGAAGATGGTAAAAGAATAGGCGTTTTCGGTATCGATCAGTGGCTTGACTGCGGAAAACCGGAGACCCTGCTTTCGACTCAAGCTTTTTTACTCGGTGAAAACACCCAAAGGCATTCAATCCCTACAAGCTCGGTCTTGGAGCCAGTTTTTATCTCCAAAGGGGCGGTGATACAAAACTCGGTTATTGGCCCAAACGTCGATGTGGGGGAAAATTGCGTGATAAAAAACTGTGTAATCAGAGACGCGATCATAGGCATGAATTCTGTAATCTCCGACTCGCTTCTCGAAAGATCTATTGTAGGCGACAACAGTAGAATAGAAGGTCATTTCAAAAAAATCCAGATTTGCAAAAATTCTGAAGTCATATTTTAA